One window of the Crassaminicella thermophila genome contains the following:
- a CDS encoding DUF881 domain-containing protein, with amino-acid sequence MKNIKAQLAIGLVCVVLGLVLALQFKTVQNNYLGGAAPAQKAQELAAELKKVREEKEALMSEVNALEGKIKEIEEAESKENVLVKNMSAELEKYKIISGLRKVKGPGVVVVVDDPPIDPEYSSDVSIIMYNYDLLLSLINKLNDAGAEAISINEQRYVSRTEISLAGSNVNINSVPTAPPFVIKAIGNPDTLESALNIRFGIVDQMKSERYNLQVSVKKQDEIIIPRYNEIIKFRYAKPVEDMEQ; translated from the coding sequence ATGAAAAATATCAAAGCACAGCTAGCTATTGGACTTGTATGTGTTGTATTAGGATTGGTGTTAGCTCTACAGTTTAAAACAGTACAAAATAACTATTTAGGAGGAGCTGCACCAGCACAAAAAGCTCAAGAACTAGCTGCAGAACTTAAAAAAGTTAGAGAAGAAAAAGAAGCATTAATGAGTGAAGTAAATGCTTTAGAAGGAAAAATAAAAGAAATAGAAGAAGCTGAATCAAAGGAGAATGTTCTAGTAAAAAATATGAGTGCAGAACTTGAAAAGTATAAGATTATTTCAGGTCTAAGAAAGGTAAAAGGACCAGGAGTTGTTGTAGTAGTTGATGATCCACCTATTGATCCTGAATATTCATCTGATGTAAGTATTATCATGTATAACTATGATTTACTGTTAAGTTTAATTAATAAATTAAATGATGCAGGAGCAGAAGCTATTTCAATAAATGAACAAAGATATGTTTCACGTACAGAGATAAGTCTTGCAGGAAGTAATGTCAATATAAATTCAGTACCTACAGCGCCTCCTTTTGTTATAAAGGCCATAGGAAATCCAGATACGCTTGAATCAGCACTAAATATAAGATTTGGTATTGTTGACCAGATGAAAAGCGAACGATATAATCTACAAGTATCAGTAAAAAAGCAAGATGAAATTATTATTCCTAGATATAATGAAATTATAAAATTTAGATATGCTAAGCCCGTTGAGGATATGGAACAATAA
- a CDS encoding DUF881 domain-containing protein, translated as MKGNVWKFNILMFCILLGLLISLQFKNVKGEFLFVPLKVIHEYKLAIESEKKEIENIKEIIEDRKKRIAEYEKIKEEGGKFKETISEELKEQKLISGFVDIEGPGIVLTLDDGTRELFEGEDPNNILVHDIDVLNIINDLKVAGAEAISINGQRLLGNSEINCAGHTIRINNQFFAQPFIIKAIGDAKKLEAALIAPGTYGELLKEFGLYVEVNTSVNIKIPKYSEELDFRYLKVSEEGE; from the coding sequence ATGAAGGGGAATGTATGGAAATTTAATATTTTAATGTTTTGTATATTACTAGGATTACTGATTTCTTTGCAGTTTAAAAATGTGAAAGGAGAATTTTTATTTGTACCATTAAAAGTTATTCATGAGTATAAATTAGCTATTGAAAGTGAAAAAAAAGAAATTGAAAATATTAAAGAAATTATTGAAGATAGAAAAAAACGTATTGCAGAATATGAAAAAATAAAAGAAGAGGGCGGTAAATTTAAAGAAACCATTTCAGAAGAATTAAAAGAACAAAAATTAATTAGTGGCTTTGTAGATATAGAAGGGCCTGGAATTGTCTTAACTTTAGATGATGGAACGAGAGAATTATTTGAAGGAGAAGATCCAAATAATATTTTAGTTCATGATATAGATGTTTTAAATATTATTAATGATTTGAAAGTAGCTGGAGCAGAAGCAATATCTATTAATGGACAGCGCTTATTAGGAAATAGTGAAATAAATTGTGCAGGGCATACGATTCGTATTAATAATCAATTTTTTGCACAACCTTTCATTATTAAAGCTATTGGAGATGCGAAAAAGCTTGAAGCGGCTTTAATTGCACCTGGAACATACGGAGAATTATTAAAAGAATTTGGGCTTTATGTTGAAGTAAATACGAGTGTTAATATTAAAATACCTAAATATTCAGAGGAATTAGATTTTAGGTATTTAAAAGTATCAGAAGAAGGTGAATAA
- a CDS encoding small basic family protein → MIGLIIGIILGWYLPVTYPTSYSLYMSVAILAALDSVFGGLRAHMEGKFNATIFVSGFFGNAILAGVLAYIGDRLGVPLYYAAIFAFGGRLFDNFAMLRRHFIEKIGQK, encoded by the coding sequence ATGATTGGTTTGATTATAGGCATTATTCTAGGATGGTATCTCCCTGTGACATACCCTACATCATATTCACTATATATGTCTGTTGCAATATTGGCAGCCCTTGACTCAGTTTTTGGAGGATTAAGAGCTCACATGGAAGGAAAATTTAATGCTACTATATTTGTATCAGGTTTTTTTGGGAATGCTATTTTAGCTGGGGTTTTAGCTTATATAGGTGATAGACTAGGTGTTCCATTATATTATGCTGCAATTTTTGCATTTGGAGGAAGATTATTTGACAATTTTGCTATGCTTAGAAGACACTTTATTGAAAAAATTGGACAAAAATAA
- the ftsZ gene encoding cell division protein FtsZ, translating into MLEFDVDMEQFAQIKVIGVGGGGNNAVNRMIESQLKGVQFVAVNTDKQALFTSKAEYKIQIGDKLTKGLGAGANPEIGRKAAEESREDICQALQGADMVFVTAGMGGGTGTGAAPVVAQIAKEMGILTVGVVTKPFTFEGKRRMQHAEMGIEQLKDKVDTLVTIPNDRLLQVAEKKTSIMDAFKIADDVLKQGVQGISDLIAVPGLVNLDFADVKTIMFEQGLAHMGVGKGVSGENRAAEAAKQAIQSPLLETSIEGAKGVLLNITGGPNLGLFEVNEAAELVAQAADPDANIIFGAVIDENLKDELIITVIATGFENKRKPVEKASKEAEEIKNEVEINSLNDDLDIPTFLRRR; encoded by the coding sequence ATGTTAGAATTCGACGTAGATATGGAACAGTTTGCACAAATAAAAGTTATAGGAGTTGGTGGTGGCGGAAATAATGCTGTCAATAGAATGATTGAATCTCAGCTTAAAGGAGTACAGTTTGTAGCAGTAAATACTGATAAACAAGCTTTATTTACATCTAAAGCTGAATATAAAATACAAATAGGAGACAAGCTTACAAAAGGATTAGGTGCAGGGGCGAATCCAGAAATCGGGAGAAAAGCTGCTGAAGAAAGTAGAGAAGACATTTGTCAGGCACTACAAGGAGCGGACATGGTATTTGTAACTGCTGGAATGGGTGGTGGAACCGGAACAGGTGCAGCTCCAGTTGTAGCGCAAATTGCTAAGGAGATGGGAATTTTAACAGTTGGGGTAGTGACAAAGCCTTTTACTTTTGAAGGGAAAAGAAGGATGCAACATGCAGAGATGGGAATTGAGCAATTAAAAGATAAAGTAGATACTTTAGTAACTATTCCAAATGACAGGTTACTTCAAGTAGCAGAAAAGAAAACATCTATTATGGATGCTTTTAAAATTGCTGATGATGTATTAAAACAAGGTGTTCAAGGTATATCTGATTTGATAGCTGTTCCTGGTCTTGTAAACCTAGATTTTGCTGATGTTAAGACTATTATGTTTGAACAAGGACTTGCACATATGGGTGTAGGTAAAGGGGTAAGTGGAGAGAATAGAGCAGCGGAGGCTGCTAAACAAGCTATTCAGAGTCCTTTGCTTGAAACTTCTATTGAGGGTGCAAAGGGTGTGTTATTAAATATTACAGGGGGACCAAATTTAGGATTATTTGAGGTAAATGAAGCAGCTGAACTGGTCGCACAGGCAGCAGACCCAGATGCAAATATTATTTTTGGTGCTGTTATTGATGAAAATCTAAAAGATGAATTAATTATTACTGTAATAGCTACTGGATTTGAAAATAAAAGAAAGCCTGTTGAAAAAGCTTCAAAAGAGGCTGAAGAAATAAAAAATGAAGTAGAGATCAATTCATTAAATGATGATTTAGATATTCCTACATTTTTAAGAAGAAGATAG
- the spoIIGA gene encoding sigma-E processing peptidase SpoIIGA codes for MFEVYAEYLFIENLLMNWLILHLTGYFCKVQNSKFRIWIGATIGACYAFVFFFPSFSFMYTFLMKIIVSIFIIIITFSPYKFKEFVKLLAIFYLISFMFGGAAFALFYFTDFKGLLSNGIFYIKNFTIKLLIYSGIIAYILIRFCWEYIQVKISREKIYIPVWIEVENNISKLNALLDTGNSLSDPLSKYPVIVVEYSAIKDLLPVDVQNIFNHSQDVNLDLITKMLQSSKWINRFRFIPFKSLGKENGMLMGFKPDSVKLKDTKKLKCIKNIVIGVYTKKLSEDGDYTALLHPDILK; via the coding sequence ATGTTTGAAGTTTATGCAGAGTATCTATTTATTGAGAATTTACTTATGAATTGGCTAATACTTCATTTGACAGGATATTTTTGTAAAGTTCAAAATTCAAAATTTAGAATTTGGATAGGTGCTACTATTGGAGCATGTTATGCATTTGTATTTTTTTTCCCTTCTTTTAGTTTTATGTATACTTTTTTAATGAAAATTATTGTTTCAATATTTATTATTATTATTACTTTTTCACCATACAAATTTAAAGAATTTGTAAAATTATTAGCAATTTTTTATCTTATATCTTTTATGTTTGGAGGAGCTGCATTTGCTTTATTTTACTTTACTGATTTTAAAGGATTATTAAGTAACGGAATATTTTATATTAAAAATTTTACAATAAAATTATTGATATATTCAGGGATTATTGCTTATATACTAATTCGTTTTTGTTGGGAATATATACAAGTAAAGATTTCAAGGGAAAAAATATACATTCCAGTATGGATTGAGGTTGAAAATAATATTAGCAAGTTAAATGCTCTATTAGATACAGGAAATTCGCTTTCAGACCCATTGTCAAAATATCCAGTAATTGTTGTTGAGTATAGTGCTATTAAAGATTTGCTACCAGTAGATGTACAAAATATTTTTAATCATTCTCAAGATGTCAATTTAGATTTAATAACAAAAATGCTTCAGTCATCAAAATGGATTAATAGATTTAGATTTATACCTTTTAAGTCTTTAGGAAAAGAAAATGGAATGTTAATGGGATTTAAACCTGATAGTGTAAAATTAAAAGATACAAAAAAACTAAAGTGCATAAAAAATATTGTTATAGGAGTTTATACAAAAAAATTATCTGAAGATGGAGATTATACTGCTTTATTACATCCTGATATTCTCAAGTAA
- the sigE gene encoding RNA polymerase sporulation sigma factor SigE: MLEIIKKIKLIYRIIYFKIIRKFNITNEENIFYIGGSEALPPPLSPEEELFLVDRLRQDDGGIRTVLIERNLRLVVYIARKFENTGIGVEDLISIGTIGLIKAVNTFDPEKKIKLATYASRCIENEILMYLRRNSKAKAEISFDEPLNIDWDGNELLLSDILGTDNDLIYKFLEEEVDRELLEIALKKLSSREKKIMELRFGLNNGEEKTQKEVADMLGISQSYISRLEKRIISRLRKEIKRLT, translated from the coding sequence GTGTTAGAAATTATTAAAAAGATAAAGCTAATATATAGGATTATTTACTTTAAAATAATTAGAAAATTCAATATAACGAATGAAGAAAATATATTTTATATTGGAGGTAGTGAAGCGTTACCTCCACCTTTAAGTCCAGAAGAAGAATTATTTCTCGTTGATAGACTAAGGCAAGATGATGGGGGGATAAGGACTGTATTAATAGAGAGAAATTTAAGACTTGTAGTTTATATAGCAAGAAAATTTGAAAATACAGGAATTGGAGTAGAAGATTTAATATCAATTGGAACGATAGGATTAATAAAAGCAGTGAATACTTTTGACCCAGAAAAAAAGATTAAATTAGCTACATATGCATCAAGATGTATAGAAAATGAAATCTTAATGTATTTAAGAAGAAATAGTAAAGCAAAGGCTGAAATTTCATTTGATGAACCTTTAAATATTGATTGGGACGGGAATGAATTGCTTCTTTCAGATATATTAGGGACGGATAATGACTTGATATATAAGTTTTTAGAAGAAGAAGTAGATCGAGAATTATTAGAAATAGCATTAAAAAAGTTATCAAGTAGAGAAAAAAAAATAATGGAGTTAAGATTCGGATTAAATAATGGAGAAGAAAAAACCCAAAAAGAGGTTGCAGATATGCTAGGGATTTCTCAGTCATATATTTCTAGATTAGAGAAAAGAATAATTTCAAGATTGAGAAAAGAAATTAAGAGATTAACATAA
- the sigG gene encoding RNA polymerase sporulation sigma factor SigG has translation MHINKVEICGVNTSKLPVLTNEEMKKLFERIYQGDLSAREEFIQGNLRLVLSVIQRFNNRGEHVDDLFQVGCIGLIKAIDNFDLSHNVKFSTYAVPMIIGEIRRYLRDNNSIRVSRSLRDTAYKALQVRDQLINKNSKEPTITEIAKELNVPREDVVFALDAIQDPISLFEPIYHDSGDAIFVMDQVRDEKSEDETWLEGIALREALRKLSDREKHILTLRFFEGRTQMEVAEEIGISQAQVSRLEKTALKHMRKYI, from the coding sequence ATGCACATCAATAAAGTAGAAATCTGTGGAGTAAATACATCTAAATTACCTGTTTTAACAAATGAAGAAATGAAAAAGTTGTTTGAAAGAATTTATCAAGGAGATTTATCAGCTAGAGAAGAGTTTATTCAAGGAAATTTAAGATTAGTATTGAGTGTAATACAAAGGTTTAATAATAGAGGAGAACATGTTGATGATTTGTTTCAGGTTGGATGTATTGGCTTAATTAAAGCTATAGATAATTTTGATTTGAGTCATAATGTTAAATTTTCTACATATGCAGTTCCAATGATTATAGGAGAAATAAGAAGGTATTTAAGAGATAATAATTCGATACGTGTTAGTAGATCATTAAGAGATACAGCATATAAAGCATTACAAGTGAGAGATCAATTAATCAATAAAAATTCTAAGGAACCTACAATAACAGAAATTGCAAAAGAATTAAATGTTCCAAGAGAGGATGTTGTATTTGCATTAGATGCTATTCAAGATCCAATATCATTGTTTGAACCTATATATCATGATAGTGGAGATGCTATTTTTGTAATGGATCAAGTAAGAGATGAAAAAAGTGAAGATGAAACTTGGTTAGAAGGAATTGCACTTAGAGAAGCATTAAGAAAGCTAAGTGATAGAGAAAAACATATTCTGACTTTAAGGTTTTTTGAAGGTAGAACCCAAATGGAAGTTGCTGAAGAGATAGGAATTTCCCAAGCACAAGTTTCAAGATTAGAAAAAACTGCATTAAAGCATATGAGAAAGTATATTTAA
- a CDS encoding YlmC/YmxH family sporulation protein, whose translation MISTSDLREKEIINIIDGRRLGFISDIEVNLEKGRIEALIVPGPGKILGIFGKDNDYVITWREIKKIGVDVILVELKNEIITNEVEEEKN comes from the coding sequence ATGATTAGTACTTCAGATTTGAGAGAAAAAGAGATTATTAATATAATTGATGGCAGACGATTAGGATTTATATCTGATATTGAAGTAAATTTAGAAAAAGGTAGGATAGAGGCTTTGATTGTACCTGGACCTGGAAAAATTCTAGGTATATTCGGAAAAGATAATGATTATGTAATTACATGGAGAGAAATAAAAAAGATAGGAGTAGATGTGATACTTGTTGAGTTGAAAAATGAAATTATAACAAATGAAGTAGAAGAGGAAAAAAACTAG
- the nrdR gene encoding transcriptional regulator NrdR has protein sequence MNCPFCEYFDTKVVDSRPTEEGQAIRRRRECGKCKKRFTTYEKIEEIPLIVIKKDGNREAYNRNKILNGIIRACEKRPVSMKAIESIVDDIEKNLHNTMEKEIKSTYIGELVINHLKDLDEVAYVRFASVYRQFKDINTFMEELRKMLNEK, from the coding sequence ATGAATTGTCCATTTTGTGAATACTTTGATACAAAAGTTGTTGATTCAAGACCTACTGAAGAAGGCCAAGCTATCCGAAGAAGGAGAGAATGTGGAAAATGCAAAAAAAGATTTACTACTTATGAAAAAATAGAAGAAATTCCTTTGATTGTAATAAAGAAGGATGGAAATAGAGAAGCCTATAATAGAAATAAAATACTTAATGGAATTATTAGAGCTTGTGAGAAAAGGCCAGTATCTATGAAAGCTATTGAAAGTATTGTTGATGATATTGAGAAAAATTTACATAACACCATGGAGAAGGAAATTAAAAGTACCTATATTGGTGAACTAGTAATTAATCATCTAAAGGATTTAGATGAAGTTGCATATGTTAGGTTTGCATCTGTTTATAGGCAATTTAAAGATATTAATACTTTTATGGAAGAATTAAGAAAGATGTTAAATGAAAAATAG
- the pgeF gene encoding peptidoglycan editing factor PgeF, whose protein sequence is MNGFKKNITKSGVVYFSIPNFDNTGLVKSCFTSRVGGVSKDEYNSLNLGLKTCDKKENVINNYRLICEALDIPMSKLVCSDQVHGDNIKIVTEKDCGKGILKYSDIIGVDALITNIKNVALVTVYADCVPIFLLDPMKKVIALIHAGWRGTVSKIAKKVVKKMMEEFNSKPEECLAAIGPSIGKCCYEVDKGVIDKFNENFTNLDKFVISKGNNKYMLDLWEANKIVLKEIGILERNIIISGMCTMCNKEIFFSYRKANGITGRMAAIMELR, encoded by the coding sequence GTGAATGGTTTCAAAAAAAATATAACAAAAAGTGGTGTTGTATATTTTTCAATACCAAATTTTGATAATACAGGATTGGTAAAAAGTTGTTTTACAAGTAGGGTTGGAGGGGTAAGTAAGGATGAATATAATTCTTTAAATCTTGGATTAAAGACCTGTGATAAAAAAGAAAATGTTATAAATAATTATAGATTAATATGTGAAGCTTTAGATATACCAATGAGTAAATTAGTTTGTTCTGATCAAGTCCATGGAGATAATATAAAAATTGTAACAGAAAAAGACTGTGGAAAAGGGATTCTAAAGTATAGTGATATAATTGGTGTAGATGCATTGATTACAAATATAAAGAATGTTGCTTTAGTGACAGTATACGCTGACTGTGTGCCTATTTTTTTGTTGGATCCAATGAAAAAAGTTATTGCTTTAATTCATGCAGGTTGGAGGGGAACCGTTTCAAAAATTGCAAAGAAGGTTGTTAAAAAAATGATGGAAGAGTTTAATAGCAAGCCAGAGGAATGTCTTGCTGCTATTGGTCCATCCATAGGAAAATGTTGTTACGAGGTGGATAAAGGAGTTATAGATAAATTTAACGAAAATTTTACAAATCTTGATAAGTTCGTAATTTCTAAGGGAAATAATAAATATATGTTGGATTTATGGGAAGCCAATAAAATTGTATTGAAGGAAATCGGAATTTTAGAAAGAAATATTATTATAAGTGGTATGTGTACAATGTGTAATAAAGAAATATTTTTTTCTTATCGCAAAGCTAATGGTATAACAGGCAGAATGGCGGCAATAATGGAATTAAGATAA
- a CDS encoding response regulator transcription factor, whose product MNKKKILVVDDEQHIIELIQFNLENSGFDVITSENGEDAIRIAEEEMPDVILLDLMLPGIDGFEACKKIRNNDKTRKIPVIMLTAKGEEMDKVLGLELGADDYLTKPFSVRELIARIKAVLRRFEEIPKEAIKTIKINDIVIDIEKHEVSKNGEVIELTLKEFELLKILAKNRGKVLSRNFLLDEVWGYDYFGETRTVDVHIRHLRRKIEDNDKYPIYIETIRGIGYKMK is encoded by the coding sequence ATGAATAAAAAAAAAATTTTGGTAGTGGATGATGAACAGCATATTATAGAGTTAATCCAATTTAATTTAGAAAACAGTGGGTTTGATGTAATTACTAGCGAAAATGGAGAAGATGCTATAAGAATTGCAGAGGAAGAAATGCCGGATGTTATTCTTTTAGATTTAATGTTACCAGGAATAGATGGTTTTGAAGCTTGTAAAAAAATTAGAAACAATGATAAAACGAGGAAAATTCCTGTGATTATGCTTACTGCTAAAGGAGAAGAAATGGATAAAGTATTAGGATTAGAATTAGGCGCAGATGATTATTTAACAAAGCCTTTTAGTGTTAGAGAGCTGATTGCTCGAATTAAAGCAGTCCTAAGAAGATTTGAAGAAATTCCTAAAGAAGCAATAAAAACTATTAAAATAAATGATATTGTTATTGATATAGAAAAACATGAGGTATCAAAAAATGGTGAAGTAATAGAATTGACACTAAAGGAATTTGAGTTATTAAAGATTCTAGCAAAAAATAGGGGAAAAGTTTTATCAAGAAATTTTCTGTTAGATGAAGTTTGGGGATATGATTATTTTGGAGAAACACGAACAGTAGATGTTCATATTAGACATTTACGAAGAAAAATAGAAGATAATGATAAATATCCAATTTATATTGAAACCATCAGAGGAATAGGGTATAAGATGAAATAG
- the pnpS gene encoding two-component system histidine kinase PnpS: protein MTYTVLILLGIIFTGLLTLNFVRTSYIENIENKLITNANLINKFIEEKTSKMPFDNIDFSKYAHEYAKEINSRVTIISTDGIVMGDSEIALKDLPKIENHLYRPEVQKALKGKIGKSKRKSTTTNIEYVYIAVPITIENKIYGITRLAFPLTEIYKLNYKLLQNTFIAALCGLFVTIILGYRFVNKVTKPIQEITKAAKKIAHGKFNNKVYIKSDDEIGLLADTFNIMTEKLNDTISEIRDKNTKLQSTLASMNEALFAIDKSYKIMLINPVARSLFNIQDEDVYGKHILEVIRNNKLHDVLEDILENKNIGEREITIDYPETKILKIYTNFIRLDMDPNRIIGVMALIQDITEMRKLEKMRTEFVANVSHELKTPLTSISGFIETLKSGAIDNEKVRNRFLDIIDIETERLTRLIDDLLTLSSIENHKFATKKEEININEIINETNVMAEALAKQKQITYNTELESNLPSIYGNRDWFKQMILNLVENAIKYTQEQGQVKLFVYERYNNIFIVVKDNGIGIPKEDIPRLFERFYRVDKARSRKIGGTGLGLAIVKHIVLSFNGEIKVNSQLGKGSEFIVRIPISEREKLA, encoded by the coding sequence ATGACATATACAGTTCTTATATTATTAGGAATAATTTTTACAGGATTATTAACACTTAATTTTGTGAGAACAAGCTACATTGAAAATATTGAAAACAAGTTAATAACTAATGCTAATTTAATAAATAAGTTTATAGAAGAAAAAACTAGTAAAATGCCTTTTGATAATATAGATTTTTCAAAATATGCTCATGAATATGCTAAAGAAATTAATTCAAGAGTAACAATTATTAGTACGGATGGAATTGTTATGGGAGATTCTGAAATAGCATTGAAAGATTTACCTAAAATAGAGAATCACTTATATAGACCAGAAGTTCAAAAAGCTTTGAAGGGGAAAATAGGAAAAAGTAAAAGAAAAAGTACAACAACGAACATAGAATATGTTTATATTGCAGTACCAATAACAATAGAAAATAAAATTTATGGCATAACACGATTGGCTTTTCCTTTAACAGAGATCTACAAGCTTAACTATAAGCTTTTACAGAACACATTTATTGCTGCTCTTTGTGGATTATTCGTAACAATTATATTAGGATATAGGTTTGTAAATAAGGTAACAAAGCCTATTCAGGAAATTACAAAAGCTGCAAAAAAAATTGCCCATGGTAAGTTTAATAATAAAGTTTATATTAAAAGCGATGATGAAATTGGATTATTAGCTGATACTTTTAATATTATGACAGAAAAATTGAATGATACCATATCAGAAATAAGAGATAAAAATACAAAGCTTCAATCTACATTAGCAAGTATGAATGAAGCTTTATTTGCTATTGATAAATCTTATAAGATTATGTTAATCAATCCTGTAGCAAGATCGTTATTTAATATTCAGGATGAAGATGTATATGGAAAACATATTTTAGAAGTTATTAGAAATAATAAGCTGCATGATGTTTTAGAAGATATACTTGAAAATAAGAATATAGGAGAAAGAGAAATAACTATAGATTATCCAGAAACGAAAATATTAAAAATTTATACAAATTTTATAAGATTAGATATGGATCCGAATAGAATTATAGGTGTTATGGCTTTAATACAAGATATAACAGAAATGAGAAAATTGGAAAAAATGCGTACAGAATTTGTAGCTAATGTATCACATGAGTTAAAAACTCCATTAACATCTATAAGTGGGTTTATTGAGACATTAAAAAGTGGAGCAATAGATAATGAAAAAGTAAGAAATAGATTTCTAGATATTATTGATATAGAAACAGAAAGGCTTACAAGGTTAATCGATGACTTGCTTACTCTTTCTTCTATTGAAAATCATAAATTTGCTACAAAAAAAGAAGAAATTAATATTAATGAAATTATAAATGAAACTAATGTAATGGCTGAAGCTTTAGCAAAGCAGAAACAAATAACCTATAATACAGAATTAGAATCTAATCTTCCATCTATTTATGGAAATCGCGACTGGTTTAAGCAAATGATTCTCAATCTTGTTGAAAATGCGATTAAATATACACAAGAACAGGGACAAGTTAAACTTTTCGTTTATGAAAGGTATAATAATATTTTTATAGTAGTAAAGGATAATGGGATAGGTATACCGAAAGAGGACATTCCTAGATTGTTTGAGCGTTTTTATAGAGTAGATAAAGCAAGATCAAGAAAGATAGGAGGTACAGGATTAGGCTTAGCTATTGTTAAGCATATTGTATTGTCATTTAATGGAGAGATTAAGGTAAACAGCCAATTGGGAAAAGGCTCTGAGTTTATTGTGAGAATTCCAATATCTGAAAGAGAAAAACTAGCATAG
- a CDS encoding phosphate ABC transporter substrate-binding protein, whose product MKKFLSVALILMLAVTMLAGCGSKGDTTTEEKTTEEALSGKIVIAGSTSVQPLSDELAAAFMEKYPKVSIEVQGGGSSVGVKSAADKIADIGASSREVKDSEKKLGLKEYVIAKDGIAVVVNPSNEVEDLTLEQIKKIFTGEITNWKEVGGKDQSITVVSREEGSGTRGAFIEITKVEEKNAEGKKVDKTTVNALVQPSTGAVKQTVANTPNAIGYISMGALDKAVKAVKVEGVEATEATAKAGTYKIARPFLYLTNGEESEVVKAYIEFVLNEGQEIVKEEFISVK is encoded by the coding sequence ATGAAAAAGTTTTTATCAGTAGCATTAATATTAATGTTAGCAGTAACAATGTTAGCAGGTTGTGGCAGTAAAGGGGATACAACTACAGAAGAAAAAACAACTGAAGAGGCATTATCAGGAAAAATTGTAATTGCAGGATCAACATCTGTACAGCCATTATCAGACGAGTTAGCAGCGGCATTTATGGAAAAATATCCGAAAGTATCTATTGAAGTACAAGGTGGAGGTTCAAGCGTTGGAGTAAAATCAGCAGCAGACAAAATTGCAGATATAGGAGCTTCATCAAGAGAAGTAAAAGATTCAGAAAAAAAATTAGGATTAAAAGAGTATGTTATTGCCAAAGATGGTATTGCTGTTGTTGTAAATCCATCAAATGAGGTGGAAGATCTAACACTAGAGCAAATAAAGAAAATATTTACAGGAGAAATTACAAACTGGAAAGAAGTAGGAGGAAAAGATCAATCAATAACAGTAGTAAGTAGAGAAGAAGGTTCTGGTACAAGAGGTGCTTTTATAGAAATAACAAAAGTAGAAGAAAAGAATGCTGAGGGTAAAAAAGTTGACAAAACTACTGTAAACGCATTAGTACAGCCATCAACAGGAGCTGTTAAGCAAACAGTTGCAAATACTCCAAATGCAATTGGCTACATTTCAATGGGAGCTTTGGATAAAGCAGTAAAAGCAGTAAAAGTTGAAGGGGTAGAGGCTACAGAAGCGACTGCGAAAGCAGGGACTTATAAAATAGCAAGACCATTTTTATATTTAACAAATGGAGAAGAATCAGAAGTTGTTAAAGCATATATTGAATTTGTTTTAAATGAAGGGCAAGAAATTGTTAAAGAAGAATTTATTTCAGTAAAATAA